Proteins from one Juglans microcarpa x Juglans regia isolate MS1-56 chromosome 6S, Jm3101_v1.0, whole genome shotgun sequence genomic window:
- the LOC121236525 gene encoding uridine kinase-like protein 3 isoform X1 yields MEVSAMASKSVMDLMEASSGVHFSGFHMDALKQRIKDIEAPTTSATENMHKQPFVIGVAGGAASGKTTVCDMIIQQLHDQRVVLVNQDSFYHDLNEEELRRVHEYNFDHPDAFDTEQLLCVMEKLKHGQAVDIPNYDFKSYKNLFPARRINPSDVILLEGILIFHDPRVRESMNMKIFVDTAIRSFMRNAQDADVRLARRIRRDTSEKGRDIGAVLDQYSKFVKPAFDDFILPTKKYADIIIPRGGDNHVAIDLIVQHIRTKLGQHDLCKIYPNLYVIQSTFQIRGMHTLIRDSQTTKHDFVFYADRLIRLVVEHGLGHLPFTEKQVMTPTGSVYTGVDFCKRLCGVSVIRSGESMENALRACCKGIKIGKILIHREGDNGQHLIYEKLPMDISERHVLLLDPILGTGNSAVQAISLLLKKGVPESNIIFLNLISAPQGVHVVCKCFPRIKIVTSEIEIGLNKDFRVIPGMGEFGDRYFGTDDDDQQVVAAPCQ; encoded by the exons GTCTCTGCAATGGCTTCTAAATCAGTCATGGATTTAATGGAGGCCTCCTCTGGGGTTCATTTTTCTGGATTTCACATGGACGCCCTGAAGCAAAGAATTAAAGACATCGAAGCACCAACTACATCAGCAACTGAAAACATGCATAAACAGCCGTTTGTCATTG GGGTTGCTGGGGGAGCGGCATCTGGTAAAACAACGGTTTGCGATATGATTATCCAGCAACTTCATGATCAACGTGTTGTACTTGTTAACcag GATTCCTTTTATCATGATTTGAACGAGGAGGAACTTAGACGAGTACATGAATACAATTTTGACCATCCTG ATGCTTTCGACACAGAGCAACTGTTGTGTGTTATGGAGAAGTTGAAGCATGGCCAAGCAGTAGATATTCCAAACTACGATTTCAAGAGTTACAAAAACTTGTTTCCGGCAAGAAGG ATAAACCCTTCAGATGTTATACTATTGGAAGGCATACTCATTTTCCATGATCCACGTGTCAGAGAGTCGATGAATATGAAGATATTTGTTGATACAG CCATAAGAAGTTTTATGAGGAATGCTCAAG ATGCTGATGTTCGTTTAGCAAGGAGGATAAGAAGGGATACCAGTGAGAAGGGTAGGGATATTGGTGCAGTACTTGATCAG TACTCCAAATTTGTGAAGCCTGCTTTTGATGACTTTATCCTTCCAACAAAGAAGTATGCTGATATTATTATTCCCCGTGGGGGGGATAATCATGTAGCCATTGATTTGATCGTACAGCATATTCGTACAAAGCTTGGGCAGCATGATCTTTGTAAAATATACCCAAATTTATATGTCATTCAATCAACCTTTCAG ATACGGGGTATGCATACCCTCATACGTGATTCTCAAACAACAAAGCATGACTTTGTTTTTTATGCTGATCGGTTGATCCGTTTG GTTGTTGAGCATGGCCTTGGACATCTTCCATTTACAGAAAAGCAAGTGATGACTCCAACTG GGTCTGTGTATACTGGTGTGGATTTCTGTAAGAGGTTATGTGGTGTCTCTGTTATCAGGAG TGGTGAAAGTATGGAGAATGCTTTGCGAGCATGTTGTAAAGGTATCAAGATTGGGAAGATTCTTATTCATAGAGAAGGTGACAATGGTCAGCAC CTAATCTATGAAAAATTGCCAATGGACATTTCGGAAAGGCATGTGCTACTATTGGATCCTATCCTAGGGACAG GGAATTCGGCTGTTCAAGCCATCTCCTTACTTCTAAAGAAGGGTGTACCGGAGTCCAACATTATATTTCTCAATCTCATATCA GCACCTCAGGGTGTACATGTGGTCTGCAAATGCTTTCCAAGAATAAAGATTGTGACTTCTGAGATTGAGATTGGTCTAAACAAAGATTTCCGTGTCATACCTGGCATGGGTGAGTTTGGAGACAGATATTTTGGAACGGATGACGACGATCAGCAAGTGGTGGCGGCCCCTTGCCAGTAG
- the LOC121236525 gene encoding uridine kinase-like protein 3 isoform X3 — MEVSAMASKSVMDLMEASSGVHFSGFHMDALKQRIKDIEAPTTSATENMHKQPFVIGVAGGAASGKTTVCDMIIQQLHDQRVVLVNQDSFYHDLNEEELRRVHEYNFDHPDAFDTEQLLCVMEKLKHGQAVDIPNYDFKSYKNLFPARRINPSDVILLEGILIFHDPRVRESMNMKIFVDTDADVRLARRIRRDTSEKGRDIGAVLDQYSKFVKPAFDDFILPTKKYADIIIPRGGDNHVAIDLIVQHIRTKLGQHDLCKIYPNLYVIQSTFQIRGMHTLIRDSQTTKHDFVFYADRLIRLVVEHGLGHLPFTEKQVMTPTGSVYTGVDFCKRLCGVSVIRSGESMENALRACCKGIKIGKILIHREGDNGQHLIYEKLPMDISERHVLLLDPILGTGNSAVQAISLLLKKGVPESNIIFLNLISAPQGVHVVCKCFPRIKIVTSEIEIGLNKDFRVIPGMGEFGDRYFGTDDDDQQVVAAPCQ; from the exons GTCTCTGCAATGGCTTCTAAATCAGTCATGGATTTAATGGAGGCCTCCTCTGGGGTTCATTTTTCTGGATTTCACATGGACGCCCTGAAGCAAAGAATTAAAGACATCGAAGCACCAACTACATCAGCAACTGAAAACATGCATAAACAGCCGTTTGTCATTG GGGTTGCTGGGGGAGCGGCATCTGGTAAAACAACGGTTTGCGATATGATTATCCAGCAACTTCATGATCAACGTGTTGTACTTGTTAACcag GATTCCTTTTATCATGATTTGAACGAGGAGGAACTTAGACGAGTACATGAATACAATTTTGACCATCCTG ATGCTTTCGACACAGAGCAACTGTTGTGTGTTATGGAGAAGTTGAAGCATGGCCAAGCAGTAGATATTCCAAACTACGATTTCAAGAGTTACAAAAACTTGTTTCCGGCAAGAAGG ATAAACCCTTCAGATGTTATACTATTGGAAGGCATACTCATTTTCCATGATCCACGTGTCAGAGAGTCGATGAATATGAAGATATTTGTTGATACAG ATGCTGATGTTCGTTTAGCAAGGAGGATAAGAAGGGATACCAGTGAGAAGGGTAGGGATATTGGTGCAGTACTTGATCAG TACTCCAAATTTGTGAAGCCTGCTTTTGATGACTTTATCCTTCCAACAAAGAAGTATGCTGATATTATTATTCCCCGTGGGGGGGATAATCATGTAGCCATTGATTTGATCGTACAGCATATTCGTACAAAGCTTGGGCAGCATGATCTTTGTAAAATATACCCAAATTTATATGTCATTCAATCAACCTTTCAG ATACGGGGTATGCATACCCTCATACGTGATTCTCAAACAACAAAGCATGACTTTGTTTTTTATGCTGATCGGTTGATCCGTTTG GTTGTTGAGCATGGCCTTGGACATCTTCCATTTACAGAAAAGCAAGTGATGACTCCAACTG GGTCTGTGTATACTGGTGTGGATTTCTGTAAGAGGTTATGTGGTGTCTCTGTTATCAGGAG TGGTGAAAGTATGGAGAATGCTTTGCGAGCATGTTGTAAAGGTATCAAGATTGGGAAGATTCTTATTCATAGAGAAGGTGACAATGGTCAGCAC CTAATCTATGAAAAATTGCCAATGGACATTTCGGAAAGGCATGTGCTACTATTGGATCCTATCCTAGGGACAG GGAATTCGGCTGTTCAAGCCATCTCCTTACTTCTAAAGAAGGGTGTACCGGAGTCCAACATTATATTTCTCAATCTCATATCA GCACCTCAGGGTGTACATGTGGTCTGCAAATGCTTTCCAAGAATAAAGATTGTGACTTCTGAGATTGAGATTGGTCTAAACAAAGATTTCCGTGTCATACCTGGCATGGGTGAGTTTGGAGACAGATATTTTGGAACGGATGACGACGATCAGCAAGTGGTGGCGGCCCCTTGCCAGTAG
- the LOC121236525 gene encoding uridine kinase-like protein 3 isoform X4 has protein sequence MASKSVMDLMEASSGVHFSGFHMDALKQRIKDIEAPTTSATENMHKQPFVIGVAGGAASGKTTVCDMIIQQLHDQRVVLVNQDSFYHDLNEEELRRVHEYNFDHPDAFDTEQLLCVMEKLKHGQAVDIPNYDFKSYKNLFPARRINPSDVILLEGILIFHDPRVRESMNMKIFVDTDADVRLARRIRRDTSEKGRDIGAVLDQYSKFVKPAFDDFILPTKKYADIIIPRGGDNHVAIDLIVQHIRTKLGQHDLCKIYPNLYVIQSTFQIRGMHTLIRDSQTTKHDFVFYADRLIRLVVEHGLGHLPFTEKQVMTPTGSVYTGVDFCKRLCGVSVIRSGESMENALRACCKGIKIGKILIHREGDNGQHLIYEKLPMDISERHVLLLDPILGTGNSAVQAISLLLKKGVPESNIIFLNLISAPQGVHVVCKCFPRIKIVTSEIEIGLNKDFRVIPGMGEFGDRYFGTDDDDQQVVAAPCQ, from the exons ATGGCTTCTAAATCAGTCATGGATTTAATGGAGGCCTCCTCTGGGGTTCATTTTTCTGGATTTCACATGGACGCCCTGAAGCAAAGAATTAAAGACATCGAAGCACCAACTACATCAGCAACTGAAAACATGCATAAACAGCCGTTTGTCATTG GGGTTGCTGGGGGAGCGGCATCTGGTAAAACAACGGTTTGCGATATGATTATCCAGCAACTTCATGATCAACGTGTTGTACTTGTTAACcag GATTCCTTTTATCATGATTTGAACGAGGAGGAACTTAGACGAGTACATGAATACAATTTTGACCATCCTG ATGCTTTCGACACAGAGCAACTGTTGTGTGTTATGGAGAAGTTGAAGCATGGCCAAGCAGTAGATATTCCAAACTACGATTTCAAGAGTTACAAAAACTTGTTTCCGGCAAGAAGG ATAAACCCTTCAGATGTTATACTATTGGAAGGCATACTCATTTTCCATGATCCACGTGTCAGAGAGTCGATGAATATGAAGATATTTGTTGATACAG ATGCTGATGTTCGTTTAGCAAGGAGGATAAGAAGGGATACCAGTGAGAAGGGTAGGGATATTGGTGCAGTACTTGATCAG TACTCCAAATTTGTGAAGCCTGCTTTTGATGACTTTATCCTTCCAACAAAGAAGTATGCTGATATTATTATTCCCCGTGGGGGGGATAATCATGTAGCCATTGATTTGATCGTACAGCATATTCGTACAAAGCTTGGGCAGCATGATCTTTGTAAAATATACCCAAATTTATATGTCATTCAATCAACCTTTCAG ATACGGGGTATGCATACCCTCATACGTGATTCTCAAACAACAAAGCATGACTTTGTTTTTTATGCTGATCGGTTGATCCGTTTG GTTGTTGAGCATGGCCTTGGACATCTTCCATTTACAGAAAAGCAAGTGATGACTCCAACTG GGTCTGTGTATACTGGTGTGGATTTCTGTAAGAGGTTATGTGGTGTCTCTGTTATCAGGAG TGGTGAAAGTATGGAGAATGCTTTGCGAGCATGTTGTAAAGGTATCAAGATTGGGAAGATTCTTATTCATAGAGAAGGTGACAATGGTCAGCAC CTAATCTATGAAAAATTGCCAATGGACATTTCGGAAAGGCATGTGCTACTATTGGATCCTATCCTAGGGACAG GGAATTCGGCTGTTCAAGCCATCTCCTTACTTCTAAAGAAGGGTGTACCGGAGTCCAACATTATATTTCTCAATCTCATATCA GCACCTCAGGGTGTACATGTGGTCTGCAAATGCTTTCCAAGAATAAAGATTGTGACTTCTGAGATTGAGATTGGTCTAAACAAAGATTTCCGTGTCATACCTGGCATGGGTGAGTTTGGAGACAGATATTTTGGAACGGATGACGACGATCAGCAAGTGGTGGCGGCCCCTTGCCAGTAG
- the LOC121236525 gene encoding uridine kinase-like protein 3 isoform X2, producing MASKSVMDLMEASSGVHFSGFHMDALKQRIKDIEAPTTSATENMHKQPFVIGVAGGAASGKTTVCDMIIQQLHDQRVVLVNQDSFYHDLNEEELRRVHEYNFDHPDAFDTEQLLCVMEKLKHGQAVDIPNYDFKSYKNLFPARRINPSDVILLEGILIFHDPRVRESMNMKIFVDTAIRSFMRNAQDADVRLARRIRRDTSEKGRDIGAVLDQYSKFVKPAFDDFILPTKKYADIIIPRGGDNHVAIDLIVQHIRTKLGQHDLCKIYPNLYVIQSTFQIRGMHTLIRDSQTTKHDFVFYADRLIRLVVEHGLGHLPFTEKQVMTPTGSVYTGVDFCKRLCGVSVIRSGESMENALRACCKGIKIGKILIHREGDNGQHLIYEKLPMDISERHVLLLDPILGTGNSAVQAISLLLKKGVPESNIIFLNLISAPQGVHVVCKCFPRIKIVTSEIEIGLNKDFRVIPGMGEFGDRYFGTDDDDQQVVAAPCQ from the exons ATGGCTTCTAAATCAGTCATGGATTTAATGGAGGCCTCCTCTGGGGTTCATTTTTCTGGATTTCACATGGACGCCCTGAAGCAAAGAATTAAAGACATCGAAGCACCAACTACATCAGCAACTGAAAACATGCATAAACAGCCGTTTGTCATTG GGGTTGCTGGGGGAGCGGCATCTGGTAAAACAACGGTTTGCGATATGATTATCCAGCAACTTCATGATCAACGTGTTGTACTTGTTAACcag GATTCCTTTTATCATGATTTGAACGAGGAGGAACTTAGACGAGTACATGAATACAATTTTGACCATCCTG ATGCTTTCGACACAGAGCAACTGTTGTGTGTTATGGAGAAGTTGAAGCATGGCCAAGCAGTAGATATTCCAAACTACGATTTCAAGAGTTACAAAAACTTGTTTCCGGCAAGAAGG ATAAACCCTTCAGATGTTATACTATTGGAAGGCATACTCATTTTCCATGATCCACGTGTCAGAGAGTCGATGAATATGAAGATATTTGTTGATACAG CCATAAGAAGTTTTATGAGGAATGCTCAAG ATGCTGATGTTCGTTTAGCAAGGAGGATAAGAAGGGATACCAGTGAGAAGGGTAGGGATATTGGTGCAGTACTTGATCAG TACTCCAAATTTGTGAAGCCTGCTTTTGATGACTTTATCCTTCCAACAAAGAAGTATGCTGATATTATTATTCCCCGTGGGGGGGATAATCATGTAGCCATTGATTTGATCGTACAGCATATTCGTACAAAGCTTGGGCAGCATGATCTTTGTAAAATATACCCAAATTTATATGTCATTCAATCAACCTTTCAG ATACGGGGTATGCATACCCTCATACGTGATTCTCAAACAACAAAGCATGACTTTGTTTTTTATGCTGATCGGTTGATCCGTTTG GTTGTTGAGCATGGCCTTGGACATCTTCCATTTACAGAAAAGCAAGTGATGACTCCAACTG GGTCTGTGTATACTGGTGTGGATTTCTGTAAGAGGTTATGTGGTGTCTCTGTTATCAGGAG TGGTGAAAGTATGGAGAATGCTTTGCGAGCATGTTGTAAAGGTATCAAGATTGGGAAGATTCTTATTCATAGAGAAGGTGACAATGGTCAGCAC CTAATCTATGAAAAATTGCCAATGGACATTTCGGAAAGGCATGTGCTACTATTGGATCCTATCCTAGGGACAG GGAATTCGGCTGTTCAAGCCATCTCCTTACTTCTAAAGAAGGGTGTACCGGAGTCCAACATTATATTTCTCAATCTCATATCA GCACCTCAGGGTGTACATGTGGTCTGCAAATGCTTTCCAAGAATAAAGATTGTGACTTCTGAGATTGAGATTGGTCTAAACAAAGATTTCCGTGTCATACCTGGCATGGGTGAGTTTGGAGACAGATATTTTGGAACGGATGACGACGATCAGCAAGTGGTGGCGGCCCCTTGCCAGTAG